A part of Octopus sinensis linkage group LG7, ASM634580v1, whole genome shotgun sequence genomic DNA contains:
- the LOC115214397 gene encoding uncharacterized protein LOC115214397, with protein MNHTAAYHPQANGLVERFYCRLKESLTTRLNGPNSIDQLPWVMMGIRTAPKENLNTSSAEMVYGTSLTVPGEFLPNTKSDPDVKRYLAQLRNSVGQLRSVPMSTHGTPRSSIPDDLRTANFVFVRRDTRRKSLQSPYDGPYQVINPRVKTFQLLIGGQQHIVSIDRLKPDS; from the coding sequence ATGAACCACACAGCAGCCTACCACCCACAGGCCAACGGATTAGTGGAGAGATTTTACTGCCGCCTGAAGGAATCCTTGACAACCAGACTTAATGGGCCAAATTCTATTGACCAACTCCCATGGGTGATGATGGGAATCCGCACCGCCCCAAAAGAAAATCTCAACACTTCTTCCGCGGAAATGGTGTACGGTACCTCTCTTACAGTGCCAGGAGAGTTCCTTCCGAATACGAAGTCAGACCCGGATGTCAAAAGGTACCTCGCTCAACTGAGAAACAGCGTGGGCCAGTTGCGCTCTGTTCCCATGTCAACACACGGTACACCCAGGTCATCCATACCAGATGACCTCCGCACGGCTAACTTTGTGTTCGTTCGACGTGACACACGACGAAAATCCCTCCAGTCACCCTACGATGGTCCATATCAAGTCATAAATCCGAGAGTTAAAACATTCCAACTCCTAATTGGCGGACAACAACACATAGTCTCCATCGATAGACTGAAACCGGATTCATGA